In candidate division WOR-3 bacterium, the DNA window AAAGAATAAGGGATGAAAAGACCGGGTATTGAAATCGCCGCCCTGACTGCCTTGAGCAGGTTTCCCCGATCAATGATGATTTCACAGTTCTTCTCAAGATCGGTTGCGACCGCGGCGTATCTTATCGGTAATTTTTCGATCTTTTTCCCGGCGAAATACGGTTTGAGATATTCCATTATATGGGCGTCGTGGATGAGCCCTCTTGTGGAGAGTCGAAAAGGAAAGAGCCATCTTTTCTTTGCGTTGGTTATCTGAAGGGCGATCTTTTCGATCTCCGCGGCATTGAATCCTGCGGCGTAAAAACCACCGATCAATGCGCCCATACTCGCTCCGACGATGAGCTGCGGCTTGATCTTCTTTTTTTCCAGAAACTTCAAGACGCCGATATGGGCATAGCCTTTGGCTGCTCCACCACCGAGTACAAGAGTAAACATATCAGATTATATAGGGATTTTTCTTTAAATCAAGTCGCATTCCAAACTTTTTCTTGACTTTTTTTTGAAAATATGCATAATTATTTTCTATGACAAGGGATTATGCAATCAGGATATTACGTGAGAGATTAAAGAACAACAATCTTTTTAAACACTGTCTCGCCACTGAGGCGTGTTTAAGGGGATTGGCTGAACATCTCGGAGCCGACGCAGATAAATGGGGGCTCGCCGGTCTGGTGCATGATATAGATTACGAAGAGACGAATAAACAGCCTGCAAAACACGGACTTGTCGGTGCCGAATATCTGGAGACCCTGGGGTTTGAACCGGATATCATTCATGCGGTAAAAGCCCACGCCGGCCATCTTTCTCCGGAATCTCAGCTGGATTGGGCGTTGTTTGCGGCTGATCCCCTGACCGGTTTGATCGTCGCTGCGGCGTTGATGCATCCTGACAAGAGCCTTAAGGCGCTGCCTCTCGACTTCGTGCTCAGACGGTTTAAGGAGAAGCGTTTTGCTGCGGGTGCCAATCGGGAACAGATCCGGACCTGTAAGAATCTCGGTCTGGAACTGGAGGAATTTGTTGATATCTGTTTGAAATCGATGCAGAAGATCTCGGATGAACTCGGACTATGAAGAAGACATATACTTTTGAAAATATTATTTTGAATTTGAAACAGTACTGGCAGAAAAAAGGTTGTCTGCTCTTTGAACCGTATAATTCCGAAGTCGGGGCGGGGACATTCAATCCCGCCACCTTTATCCGGGTCCTTGATAAAAAACCGTGGAATGTCTGCTATGTTGAACTTTCAAAACGACCCCGCGACGGCAGATATGCTGAGAATCCCCATCGGGTTCAGCAGTATTATCAGCTTCAGGTCATAATGAAACCCGCTCCCAGGAACATCCAGAAAATGTATCTCGAATCTCTTCAGTCTCTCGGTTTCAAATTGAACGAGCATGAGATCAGATTCGTCGAAGGCGATTGGGAGGCGCCGACCCTTGGAGCCTGGGGACTCGGCTGGGAGGTATGGCTTGACGGTCTTGAGATCACTCAATTCACCTATTTTCAACAAGCCGGCGGTGTCAATCTTCAGTTGATTCCGGCTGAGATAACTTACGGTCTGGAAAGAATCGCCGTGATTTTACAGAATGCGAAGTCCATCTTTGATCTGAAATGGAATG includes these proteins:
- a CDS encoding HDIG domain-containing protein, with translation MTRDYAIRILRERLKNNNLFKHCLATEACLRGLAEHLGADADKWGLAGLVHDIDYEETNKQPAKHGLVGAEYLETLGFEPDIIHAVKAHAGHLSPESQLDWALFAADPLTGLIVAAALMHPDKSLKALPLDFVLRRFKEKRFAAGANREQIRTCKNLGLELEEFVDICLKSMQKISDELGL
- a CDS encoding glycine--tRNA ligase subunit alpha, whose amino-acid sequence is MKKTYTFENIILNLKQYWQKKGCLLFEPYNSEVGAGTFNPATFIRVLDKKPWNVCYVELSKRPRDGRYAENPHRVQQYYQLQVIMKPAPRNIQKMYLESLQSLGFKLNEHEIRFVEGDWEAPTLGAWGLGWEVWLDGLEITQFTYFQQAGGVNLQLIPAEITYGLERIAVILQNAKSIFDLKWNDELTWGDVYRQNEIEFSEYNFKTADSKFLVSLFNEYEAEALRIFEKGLVLPGYDYTIKCSNIFNILEARGAISISERAKMIGRVRALANQAARLYLEKERSESEEND